Proteins encoded in a region of the Armatimonadota bacterium genome:
- a CDS encoding Glu/Leu/Phe/Val dehydrogenase has product MAAQAAVIAPREDAWEVALRQFNLAADYLPLKRGIREFLAYPKRELTVNFPVKMDDGSVRIFTGYRVHHSTVLGPTKGGIRYHPEVTLNDVRALAMWMTWKCSVLGLPYGGAKGAVVVNPKELSNDELEHLTRRYATEISLLMSPEGDIPAPDLGTNAQIMAWIMDTYSMHRGHSTPSVVTGKPLAIGGSYGRAEAPGRGVWLVAREACRRVGIPLDGAAVIIQGFGAVGSTVASLLHDHGCRIVAVSDSSGGAYNSRGIDPRALRRHKDEHRTVQGFPGTERVTNAEMLELPCDILVPCAVQGQITGENAPRLRTRIVVEGANGPLTPDADRVLAERRILVVPDIIANAGGVIVSYFEWVQGLQQFFWTEEEVNRNLERIILRSFHQVMATAEEKGTTLRTAALIRAIGRVADALMTRGIYP; this is encoded by the coding sequence ATGGCCGCTCAGGCCGCCGTGATCGCCCCGAGGGAAGACGCCTGGGAAGTGGCGCTGCGCCAGTTCAACCTCGCCGCCGATTACCTCCCGCTCAAGCGCGGGATCCGCGAGTTTCTGGCCTACCCCAAGCGCGAACTCACCGTGAACTTTCCCGTCAAGATGGACGACGGCTCGGTGCGCATCTTCACCGGCTACCGGGTCCACCACAGTACCGTGCTGGGACCCACCAAGGGAGGCATCCGGTATCACCCGGAGGTCACCCTGAACGACGTGCGGGCCCTGGCCATGTGGATGACCTGGAAGTGCTCCGTCCTGGGACTGCCCTACGGTGGGGCGAAGGGCGCCGTGGTCGTCAACCCCAAGGAGCTCTCCAACGACGAACTGGAGCACCTCACCCGCCGCTATGCCACCGAGATTAGCCTGCTGATGAGCCCGGAGGGCGACATTCCCGCGCCGGACCTGGGGACGAACGCCCAGATCATGGCCTGGATCATGGACACCTACAGCATGCACCGCGGCCACTCCACACCCTCCGTGGTGACGGGCAAGCCGCTGGCCATCGGCGGTTCCTACGGGCGCGCCGAGGCGCCCGGGCGCGGTGTGTGGCTGGTGGCGCGGGAGGCCTGCCGGCGGGTGGGGATCCCCCTGGACGGAGCGGCGGTGATCATCCAGGGGTTCGGCGCCGTCGGGTCCACGGTCGCCTCTCTCCTCCACGACCACGGGTGTCGCATCGTGGCCGTGTCCGACAGCAGCGGCGGGGCTTACAACTCCCGGGGGATCGACCCCCGGGCGCTGCGGCGCCACAAGGACGAGCACCGGACCGTTCAGGGGTTCCCGGGCACCGAGCGCGTGACCAACGCCGAGATGTTGGAGCTCCCCTGCGATATCCTCGTGCCGTGCGCGGTCCAGGGCCAGATTACCGGAGAGAACGCCCCCCGCCTCCGCACCCGGATCGTCGTCGAAGGCGCCAACGGCCCCCTCACCCCTGATGCCGACCGCGTCCTGGCCGAGCGCCGGATTCTCGTCGTCCCCGACATCATCGCCAACGCCGGCGGCGTCATCGTCTCCTACTTCGAGTGGGTGCAGGGACTGCAGCAGTTCTTCTGGACGGAGGAGGAGGTCAATCGGAACCTCGAGCGCATCATCCTGCGCAGTTTCCACCAGGTGATGGCCACGGCGGAAGAGAAAGGCACGACCCTGCGCACCGCGGCACTGATCCGAGCCATCGGCAGGGTGGCGGACGCCCTGATGACCCGGGGGATCTACCCCTAA
- a CDS encoding divergent polysaccharide deacetylase family protein: MARRRRGSSALAWIAAAAAVLAMGVALGLAAAAGLVRWGAEAPPPVPARPPVGPRTLPAAPPGAPAPRTVPERTPAPPVGRAAIIFDDAGGSLEDLEQIIALGRPVTVAVLPGLRFSREVAERARAAGLEVFLHLPLEPEDPTKTLGPGGITTAMSEAEIERAVRAGLDAVPQAVGVNNHMGSKGTADPRVMRAVLRVVRERNLRFVDSVTSPRSVAAAMAAEMGIPVASRQVFLDNENDPAAIRAQLRRLIRLARTTGEAVAIGHAQRVTAQVLREMLGEFDTAGIELVPASALAR; encoded by the coding sequence ATGGCCCGTCGGCGCCGGGGGTCTTCTGCGCTGGCGTGGATCGCCGCGGCCGCCGCCGTCCTGGCGATGGGGGTCGCGCTGGGGCTGGCCGCCGCCGCGGGACTGGTACGGTGGGGGGCGGAGGCGCCTCCGCCGGTTCCGGCCCGGCCGCCGGTCGGGCCCCGGACCCTCCCTGCTGCGCCTCCAGGCGCGCCCGCCCCACGGACTGTTCCGGAGCGGACGCCCGCGCCGCCGGTCGGGCGGGCGGCGATCATCTTCGACGATGCCGGGGGTAGCCTGGAGGACCTGGAGCAGATCATCGCCCTGGGGAGGCCGGTGACGGTCGCCGTCCTGCCCGGGCTGCGCTTTTCGCGGGAGGTCGCCGAGCGCGCCCGCGCCGCCGGATTGGAGGTGTTCCTGCACCTGCCCCTCGAACCGGAGGATCCCACCAAGACCCTCGGCCCCGGTGGCATCACCACGGCGATGTCCGAAGCGGAGATCGAGCGCGCCGTGCGGGCCGGCCTGGACGCCGTTCCCCAGGCGGTCGGCGTGAACAACCACATGGGCTCGAAGGGCACCGCCGACCCCCGGGTGATGCGGGCCGTGCTGCGCGTGGTGCGGGAGCGCAACCTGCGCTTCGTGGACAGCGTCACCTCTCCCCGCAGCGTGGCCGCGGCCATGGCCGCGGAGATGGGTATCCCCGTCGCCTCGCGCCAGGTCTTTCTGGACAACGAGAACGATCCCGCCGCCATCCGGGCCCAGCTGCGCCGCCTGATCCGCCTGGCCCGGACGACGGGCGAGGCCGTGGCCATCGGCCATGCCCAGCGGGTCACGGCGCAGGTGCTCCGGGAGATGCTGGGAGAATTCGATACGGCGGGTATCGAGCTCGTGCCGGCGTCGGCGCTGGCGCGCTGA
- a CDS encoding branched-chain amino acid ABC transporter substrate-binding protein encodes MKRLQIPVALTIAVLLVAAFLAPLAPAATVGPVTDPIGVVRINRGQPITIASWLVIAGPDASLGVDSNRGIEIAIADKGRVLGFPIRLIKEDSGCNAEGGVAAATKIAANKAVVAAIGSSCSSEAVPGAPILWKAGIVTVSPSNTAPKLTDPKRGPDYDGYLRTAHNDLVQGKVAAEFARKSLKVSRAATIHDGSPYAEGLANAFADNFKKLGGTITAQEAIAPTDTDMRPVLTKIAAGKPELLYFPIFIAAGGFVVRQAKEVAGFANVKLMSADGTFSPDFRKAAGDAVVGVYNSSPDLSPAVLGPGYAKFLEKHQKRYGEKPLSAFHPHAYDAAMMIFAAIEKVGKKDAAGNLYIGRKALRDALFATKNFKGLTGTLTCNQFGDCADPKIAVYVSVSADPAKWNPGTDPKKIYP; translated from the coding sequence ATGAAGCGACTCCAGATTCCCGTAGCGTTGACGATCGCGGTGCTGCTGGTCGCGGCCTTCCTGGCCCCGCTGGCGCCCGCCGCTACCGTGGGTCCCGTCACCGACCCGATCGGGGTGGTTCGGATCAACCGCGGGCAGCCCATTACCATCGCCTCCTGGCTCGTCATCGCCGGACCCGATGCGAGCCTGGGCGTGGACAGCAACCGGGGTATCGAGATCGCCATCGCCGACAAGGGCCGCGTGCTGGGCTTTCCGATCCGGCTGATCAAGGAGGACTCGGGCTGCAACGCCGAGGGCGGCGTGGCCGCGGCCACAAAGATCGCCGCGAACAAGGCCGTCGTGGCCGCCATCGGCAGCTCCTGCTCCAGCGAGGCCGTGCCCGGCGCGCCCATCCTCTGGAAGGCGGGCATCGTCACCGTGTCCCCCTCCAACACCGCGCCCAAGCTGACCGACCCCAAGCGGGGCCCGGACTACGACGGCTACCTGCGCACGGCGCACAATGACCTGGTGCAGGGAAAGGTCGCCGCAGAATTCGCCCGGAAGTCGTTGAAGGTCAGCCGGGCGGCGACGATCCACGACGGCAGCCCGTATGCCGAGGGGCTGGCCAACGCCTTCGCCGATAACTTCAAGAAGCTCGGCGGAACGATCACCGCGCAGGAGGCGATCGCTCCGACCGACACCGACATGCGCCCGGTCCTGACGAAGATTGCCGCCGGGAAGCCCGAGCTGCTGTACTTCCCCATCTTCATCGCAGCCGGTGGGTTCGTTGTCCGACAGGCGAAGGAGGTTGCCGGCTTCGCCAATGTGAAGCTGATGTCCGCAGACGGCACCTTCTCACCGGACTTCCGCAAGGCGGCAGGCGACGCGGTCGTGGGCGTGTATAACTCGAGCCCGGATCTGTCTCCGGCGGTGCTGGGCCCCGGATACGCCAAGTTCCTGGAGAAGCATCAGAAGCGGTACGGGGAGAAGCCACTGTCGGCGTTTCACCCGCACGCGTACGACGCGGCGATGATGATCTTCGCCGCCATCGAGAAGGTGGGGAAGAAAGACGCCGCGGGCAACCTCTACATCGGCCGGAAGGCGCTGCGCGATGCGCTCTTCGCCACGAAGAACTTCAAGGGGCTGACCGGGACGCTGACCTGCAACCAGTTCGGCGACTGCGCGGACCCGAAGATTGCCGTGTACGTGAGCGTGTCCGCAGATCCGGCCAAATGGAATCCCGGGACGGATCCTAAGAAGATCTACCCGTAG